Part of the Musa acuminata AAA Group cultivar baxijiao unplaced genomic scaffold, Cavendish_Baxijiao_AAA HiC_scaffold_1138, whole genome shotgun sequence genome, AGTATTTTCTATCTAACAAACCCTGTAAAGTTTCATAAGTATTCAAGGTTCTTTATCAGCTCTTTACATTTATAGATAGACCAGCAGCTAAAATTTATAGATTTAGATGTTGAAAAACTTTATATCAAGTCATGATAGCTTGTGGGGACCTCACAGCAAATAGGATTTAGAAGAAGGAAGCATAACATTAGGGAGAGTCATATATGCTATTATAGCCTGTCCTCATTGTCTAAACACATTTTTGAGTTCTACGCACAACAGCTTAGTAAGGAATCATAAGAGTGACCACTCTACCTACCTAAAGAAAGGGATGGAGAAACAAAATAAAGAACAAAGAGAGAATAAGCTGATTCACCTGCTGCCAATTTGCACCAATCAATTACTTGGCTAAAAGTCGAGAGAAATCTTCATTTCTATTTATATGTTAGCTTGATGACTCATTTTGGTTAGATCTAGCTATTGGACCAAGTACCAAGATTTGCAACATTCAGATCCAATTTAAAAACAACCATGGAAATTACGATCTggactggcagaatttgatagcgaCACTGGCCTTTTACGAAAGAAAAAAACAACCTAAAGTGATTAGAACATTTCAGGATTGGCCGAAATGGGCCCAAATTTAAATAGGATCAACTAGGCCCATTGATGACTAAAACCCCACTGAAATCCATTGGAACTAGTTGGATTCAGTCGAAATTGGATGAGGCTGATCAAGCCCTGGCCAAGTCATGACAGCTAGTCCTCTGTAAAAGTAGGTTTGGAGGGAGCCTCATTAATATGATTCACAGCGATCAATCATGAAAAACCATATTAAGTGTGGTGGGTGTGATCAAACGTGGATATCTCTAGACAATGTGGGAAATGCTAAGCCTTATTTTTTATCTACCCTTTTCATGAGCTACTGATGTACATGATGAATTAAGTTTGGCTCGTCGGATAGTTCCCATCTTATGCGGAAGAGCTTCAACAGATAGAAAATCGATGAAACGACCCCATATCCTGTTCCACAACTGTTCGTTTATCTTTCTGCTGACAGGCAAATAGGTTGCATGGTATCGCATCAATGGTTCTAAGGACTTGTAGGCTTTTGGAGCATAGGCCGATAGAATCACTACAAACACAAATCTAACTGTGATTTTGTTATTTTAGGCACATCTAATGCATATGAAGATTTCGGGAATTCAAGTCCTACAGGGAGAGGAAGGTCATACCTATGATCCAGTGGAATTTTGGAACCAAGAATGACATGTTTAGATTTGCTAGGTGGGACCAGTCCAAATTTGTGCCGAGATGGGTTTGGCTGATCAGCCATGTTCAGTGTAGTACTCTTGTAGTCATGCCTTAATTTGATTTGTCGGTCGATTGAATCCTACTTATCTAAGAAGATGTCTTAGGTTAGGAATCATATAATCATAACCCATTCCCTATTTTCCTTGTAGGTGCTATTTTGGAACAGTTCTTTGGTCCATGCCATTATGACAGTGTAAGTTGTGGAAGAATAGACACAGAATTCTACTACTGTTTCCAGAGGTACCCTATTGTAAGATATGgggttttctttttttaatcttttctcaTGCTCTCCTCTTTTCTTGATATGGGTTTCATGACGGGGTTTCACATGGTAGACCTAAGACAAGTGATTtaacttttttaatttttataagctAGTTTCATAATTATGCCTTAAATCATGAAAGATCCCATCCCTGTATTTTCTCGACAGTATAGCTATTGGAATTCCGTGCACATTTTGCCCATTCCTAGTTCCATCGTGGTCGACACATCTAATATCCAGTTCTGCCTAAACCAAAAACAGCAGTGGCAACCACACAGATTGTGGCTATGCCAAAAAAACCATAAGATTCAGAGATATCTCCTCAAGGCATGACTTTTGGTTTTCCGTGTCCCCATTAATCTCTCCACGCTACTTATATGGGCAAAAATCTGGGGATGGTGGTAGTAAAATGAAAGCAAGCCGCCAGACAGCTCCGATCAAACTTGTACAAATTCTCATCTAAGGCTGTTAAATGTCCACAGAAATTAGGTTCTCTAAACCTAAAAGGATGAACTTTTCCGTGAAATTTCCAGCTGGATTCGAATATTGTTTAAAAGGTCAAGCGAAATCTTGATATAATTACCAATAAAAGCCACGAAACAAGCGGAATCACGAACCTAAATATGTCAAAGTTGGGTTCACGCTGGAAGGTATCAGGAAAATCCTCTCGCAAGGTCCGAATCGCGTATCCCATGTTGACATAGTAGCTATGCCTCTCGTCGCCGTCGTCCATCTGCTGCTGCGGCGTCACAGAGGGGGACGGGGGAGAAGCAGACGAAGCGCCGGAAATTAGGGGGACGGAGAGGAGAGGGGGAGGGAGCAGGCCCCTCTCCCGCAATGGATCGGACACCCTAATCACCCTCTCCTTAGCCTCGTCCTTTACCGCGCCACGGGCGCAAACGCTTCGTCGCGGTGTCCTGCCGGGATCGGGGCTGCTGCTGCTCGTCCGCCTGGGGAGTGGGGCTTTGGCCGCCGGGAGTGAGGTGGCGTCGGTGAGAGGGAGGAGGAACGCCATGGGAGAAATGGGGCGAAAAAGGAACCTCCTTCCTATCCGAGAGAGATATATTGGGGATGGGGATGAataaagcaaagcaaagcaaagatTGGTCTCGTCATTACATAAGGCGGTGAATAGGAGGATCACAGGTTGAAATATCAGCCCTGGTGGGGACCAGTGTGGGTCCCACTTTTGATTCTGAAACAGAAgggtaaaataaaataaaataaaattagcacCTAATTTTTCAAAACTTTTGAGTTACTACAAATATTAATGCCatgtaagatatatatatatatatatatatatatatatatatatatatatatatatatatatatatatatactttatccTTTTTGTTTGATTTTAGTATCTACTAAGtggtagaaaaaaaaatattgtctGAAATTATACATTAAGAGAGGATTAATATTGCTAAgagttatttaattaatttttttttgatatattaatatcaaatcagatGAACAAATCTTGAGTTTGGGGGAAAAAAATAATTGACTCAATTTTGACTTTTCAATAGGTCAAATCACAGTTTGTAAGTTGAAAATTAATGTTCTTATTTTCGATTAAAATAATGTCCTTATGGCAACGGGTCAAACTTTTCATTTgagtttgacattaacattggAGAGATTGGGTCAAAAGTGATGAGGCAAATTGTCAACTCAAATCACTTTCTTTTATTTGCCTTGGAAAAGAAAGATTTGGAAAGTGCGCCCATTTCATGTGGCATCAACTTTTACGTTCCATGACAAAACTAAACCCACATTAAGATGACAATGATAGGAAACAGGCAAAATGTGGATAGGCCAAAGAACAGTGTGCACCGGTAAGTCTATTTGAgaatatatttaaaatgtgtatcgaggatcaatatatattttaaatataaattaatatttaatatttttttaaaaaaattatatttgatttttttaaataaatatcgtATTAAAAATGCTCAAATGCTCATATTTGATTTTCTAAATATCATATTAAAAATGCTCAAATACCCAAATTAATATTCAATATTGACggcatgttaatataattttttttaaattttaaaatattctatgatATTATTTGAAATGGTAAgtttatcaaaataatttaataaaaaattaacatgatttatatttttataaaataaaaattttatttattttttaaaagtttttttatttttattttacttattaatttaaataagtaattataatttttaatgcatataaaaaattaaaattataaattttagcaaaaaaatattaatagacatttgaaatataattttatcaaataacaGTTACATCAATATgtgttttaaatataaattaatatttattttattaaatcataCTTGATTATCTAAATATCGTGTTAAAAATGTTCAAATGTTACTACTAACttaggatatattttttttaattttttttaatattctatgatattatttaaaattataagcttatcaaaataatttaataaaattaacatgatttatattttttataaaataaaattgtatttcttttttaaaagttatttttatttttatataaaatattttttataagatttcatttatttatttttacttattaattaaaataagtaattataattttaaataaatataaaaaattaaaaggataaatttagcaaaaaaaattattattagacatttgaaatataattttatcaaataacaATTACCATGGATACACATATAAAATGTAATttacatctattgcttatcaaacacTAAAAGTATTATTATGTAACTACATAGTATTTTCGAATACAGCCTTAGCATCAAAATAATCAATTGAGGTAAGAGAGATGAATTCATtaactcacacacacacacacatttttcTCCATTCTTAAATTATTATTTCATTATTTTCTTTGCATCAAATAATCTTTGACTTAAacagaaaagaagaaaaactcgaaaaatttacaaatttattttcaaggaaaaaaaaattcaatcaaaCTAAAACTATCATATAAGATTAAAAGAGTTTAACCTCTaagtaaatttattaaaaaaatatatattaaaagttCCTTCTTAATTTCTTTTTCCTAGTgatgtaaattattttttaatcgattaacacattttattttattgataatCTTCATGGTGTAGTCATGGAAAAAGAGGACTGatatattaagaatataaatatattaaatcatatattatataattaCTCAATATTTTAGAtgtattgaaaatataaaatgatatcaaACTTATTCAGGTCGCTATTATTATTAattcaaaatttacatatttgatTGAGtattgaaaaaaaatctaaattaattGAAAAATACAAAAATCTTACAACTCATATTACATAATGAATAGAGAAAGAAAAATGGAGAGAAGATTGCGTGTGAATAATTCTTTCCTAATAAATTTCTCTGTACAGTGTATGAAAAAGGAAAACTGTGGAGATATGATGCCGTCTTTCTCCCTTTCCTCTCCTGTCTGCTCTGTGCAGCTTATAGGACGGACGGCGGAGGAGGCATCATCTCCCACCGGCTGCCTTCGCCGTGTTGTTGCTGTTAGGAAGTCACCGCGGCTGAAGGAACTACTGGTCTCTCAGGTCCCCACAATCGAACTCCCCCGCCTCGGCAGCCGCAGTGGGAGCGGCGGCGCCCATGAAGAGCAGGTCGTCCTCGCCCATGATCTCCATGTCCTTCACCAGTAGGATTCCTTcgtcttcgtcctcctcctcgtcctcgtcctccttCTCATGCGGCCATTTCTGGAGGAGCTCGTCCTCCATGGAGGCCGTGAGGGGGGTCGTGGGGGAGAGACCCGCCGCAGCGGAGGACGACGGCGGGCTGGAGGATGGGTTGCCGGGGGCAGGGTCGCCAACTCCGCGGGAAGGGGAAGGGAACTTGTGGCGGGTGCTGCCGGCGAGGGCGTTGCGGTGGGTGGGCACCGGGTGGTTGTGCTCCGCGGTGTAGGTGATGATGAACATGGCCGGGTCCGCCCGGCTGCGCTCCACCTGCTTGCGGGCGAGGCAAGCCTTTGAGCTGCTACACCTGTAGTATCCCCTGCATCCAGACACCAACAGAGAACTCACCaagctcagagagagagagagagagagcgagagagagggggGGTTAGCTTACCGAGGATAAGGAGAGCCTTTGATGGGTTTCTGGCCGTACTTCCGCCACGCCCACGCATCGGAGGAGAGCCCGTCGGACGGGACGTGGCACACCAccttctgctgctgcttcttcctgGAATCGCCCAATTAATATCCAATTCTTAGATCAAAGCTTCCTCTTCAAATCTGAACTACACCGCGGAGAGGCACCGCTTCCTCTTACCGTCGTTTGGAGCGTGGAGTCTGGGAAAGAGGTCGGTGAGCATCCTTGGACGGTCTCGCAGCAGCGTCGGCAAGGGAAGGAGACGGACTCCACCTCGACTGTTGCTGCTGCTGGACTTGGGGGAAGCAGGGCTCGTAAAGCTCCTCCAGCTCTTTAAGGCCATCCCGGCCGAGGAACAGACGCTGGAAACCCACAAAGGAGGCACCTTTATCAGCTCCCACCGCCGCTGCCTCCTGCAGCTCCACCTCGAGCGGCACCATCGGCGCGGCCTTCGTCCCCGATGGCCGGCAGCTCCGCACTACCGCGCCCAGATCCCAGTCGTCATCAGCCATCCCCAGCGACAGCAACCACATGGCTCAGATACACTTCCTCGGGATTCCGAGCTCGAGCTCCGCTTATTAAGCCCATGCTCCCCGCGTGGAAAGCGAGACGGAGGCGTTGACCAACGGAAGGAGGAGGTCGGAAAGGGGGCTCGGAGGGAGACGATCCAGCGGCGCTGACTTTTTCTCCTCGGCTACACGATGCAGAGCAAATGTGGAAAGAAGCCGTCAAGGGCCATTTTGGTGGGAGCCCCTTCTCTCGAAACGGCTAAAAACCAGGGTCGTTTTTGGAAAAGACATCAGTTGACTTTAGCCAAAGGTCAACGAGTGAGAACAAGAAAATAGAAAGAGTaacaaataaatcatataaaaataaaaataaaatgtataCATATTTGCATGGATAAAATAATATCCTAAATTAAATTAGAGGTATTTAAATATGGGTGATTGAACTTAGTTGAAGTTTCTGCTGTAACTCTTTAAATCCCTTCGGTGAGGGAAGATTTGGGGGGTATGAGATTGATTCTAAGGATATTAACGTAGTTAAGGTAAATATTGTAGTATATTTTGACAAAATTAGACCCACTAAGATTACTTCAATTAGCTTGGATTTGTTACCATATCGCAACATCAACTGAAGACCACGAGAATTTGAATACAAGGAAGGAAAGTGCATGTGAATTGCATAGAATTCTAATGGTGAGAAGTCAATGGTTCTTATTTCCACACGCTAAATCATTTCTCCGTTGATTTAGTATTGATGCGCGTTAACATTGAGAACTATGAGTGTGGGAGAGAGTTGGAGAAGTAATCAAAAGCAGAAGAAAGACGAAGGGGAGTAAAACATATCCTCTATTTACTTACATATAGTAAATTTTATATATAGTGTCGGAGTctcataaatatttaattatagttaGTATATCAATAGAAacataaataatattcatatatTACGTATTCATGTTTTTGATTCttaagattaaaatatatatttttcaaaaatatcttttgttctataaaatattgatttaaacaCATATAATTATTAAGATGAAAATGAggttaagttatgataataaatatgtatatagtGATTACAAGTGACGATTGAATTTTAATCGATCTTAAGTGAATCTTAAGACTTAAATGAGTTTGAACATAACTAAAATAAGGaagtttaagttttaaatatcatgtatatccaagataataagttatttaGATATGGATAGAgtaatagaaaaattaaatatGATGCAAATCAAAGAGGAGTATTATACTAAATGTTAAGATACATAAGTGAGATTGAAAGATGAATTTGATCAAAAATATAATCGTTGTTCAAACcaaattaaacttaattaaagtttttataatatcaaaattataatagtaaaagaaaaaaaaagaaaaccatgaAAGGAGGCCTAATGAGATTGAATCCTAGACCTTAAAGCAAcctcttaaatatttttatcttaattttgatCTCATCCTCTTTTCTataatctttttttcttattttttagccattctcTCAACTTCTCTCAGAGAGGCCATGAAATCTCAACTCTAAGGAAGATTGAGTTAATAAAAATTTAACTCTTCCCTTGCTATATCTAGGATTTTAGTTTTATAAATTATAGACTGATATTTCATACTATTTTTGAATAACTTAaactttaaatttatctttgattaTTGAATATATCTTGCATGATTCTGTTATAGTTCTAAGGCCACTAATATGACTTTAATATAAGGTAtttagaatattttattttttaaaaaagaattatATTTGAGCTAAATTAGTCTCCTTAGGGATATAATTAAACTctaacattttgatatgttttaaaaagtaagatTTCTTTTGTAAAATTTAAAATTGAGTGAATGCTATCTTTATACACAAAGATataaggtttataaatttatataatattaacCCAATTTCAATATAATAGAATAGGCATTGTAGTTGAATTAGAAGAGTAGTTTAGCCTccatatgattattttttatgctaaattttggtatatatttagttttatatatctcatagtattttataaaattttatgataattcaatATCATTCGGTCAACTAGAATAGTAAAGTAAAATTTCTTCACTAATTGAATAATACTAATTAGTTCATTTGATTTTAAAGTGAATTGTTGAAAA contains:
- the LOC135671099 gene encoding probable WRKY transcription factor 27, which produces MWLLSLGMADDDWDLGAVVRSCRPSGTKAAPMVPLEVELQEAAAVGADKGASFVGFQRLFLGRDGLKELEELYEPCFPQVQQQQQSRWSPSPSLADAAARPSKDAHRPLSQTPRSKRRKKQQQKVVCHVPSDGLSSDAWAWRKYGQKPIKGSPYPRGYYRCSSSKACLARKQVERSRADPAMFIITYTAEHNHPVPTHRNALAGSTRHKFPSPSRGVGDPAPGNPSSSPPSSSAAAGLSPTTPLTASMEDELLQKWPHEKEDEDEEEDEDEGILLVKDMEIMGEDDLLFMGAAAPTAAAEAGEFDCGDLRDQ